In Carya illinoinensis cultivar Pawnee chromosome 16, C.illinoinensisPawnee_v1, whole genome shotgun sequence, a single window of DNA contains:
- the LOC122299511 gene encoding uncharacterized protein LOC122299511: protein MKKTKRAVVMESSPYDVYEDPRTRFKHQSLLQDFEELQKETEDMKKKLQMMKQKKLTLSAEVRFLRKRYKYLIANESSNQLPKQDFVQSPKFDIRRTSTTNRKNYSRKEAALRPPVPAPDLNRKERIYNVTEAHLQKPALVFDLNQKARTFNGKGAALQTSAPIFDMNQKERIFSGKDATKQQMTPVFDLNQISTEEELPTDSEPSRKSLLRGGSDEQHNDMKLSICRNIGNGSNRAGKRKISWQDQVALRV from the exons ATGAAGAAAACGAAACGGGCTGTTGTTATGGAGTCTTCTCCATATGATGTGTATGAGGACCCAAGGACCAGATTCAAGCACCAGAGTCTTTTGCAGGACTTTGAAGAGCTACAGAAG GAAACAGAGGACATGAAGAAGAAATTGCAGATGATGAAACAGAAAAAATTGACCCTTTCCGCGGAAGTCCG ATTTTTGAGGAAACGATACAAATACTTAATTGCAAACGAGTCTTCCAACCAACTGCCAAAGCAAGATTTCGTGCAATCCCCGAAATTCGATATCCGACGCACCAGTACTACAAATAGAAAGAACTACAGCCGAAAAGAAGCTGCATTACGGCCACCAGTTCCAGCCCCTGATTTGAACCGGAAGGAAAGGATTTACAATGTGACAGAAGCCCATTTGCAGAAACCAGCTCTGGTCTTTGACCTGAACCAGAAAGCTAGAACTTTCAATGGAAAGGGAGCTGCTTTGCAAACTTCTGCACCAATATTTGACATGAACCAGAAGGAAAGGATCTTTAGCGGAAAAGATGCCACCAAGCAACAGATGACTCCGGTTTTTGACTTGAACCAGATTTCG ACAGAGGAGGAACTACCGACTGATTCTGAGCCATCAAGGAAAAGCTTACTTAGGGGTGGAAGTGATGAGCAGCACAATGATATGAAGTTATCAATTTGTAGGAATATCGGAAATGGATCCAATCGAGCAGGGAAAAGGAAGATTTCATGGCAAGACCAGGTGGCTTTGAGAGTTTAG
- the LOC122299512 gene encoding disease resistance protein RUN1-like isoform X2, whose protein sequence is MAIQGASSSSLSSFTRWWTYDVFLSFRGEDTRQNFTAHLHQALDQKKINTYIDYKLPRGEEISEELLKAIESSRISIVILSKNYASSTWCLDELVKMLECKKIKQQKVLPVFYDVNPTEVRHQREGFGKALAKLKERFNDESKVERWKATLIEVAGLSGFTLGDRTEPEVIQEIVREVLRLVKRKYLNDVAKHPAGMESRVQDVHNKLKSVGVNETRILGIYGIGGIGKTNLAKEIYNTFIDQFENCCFLENLRETSKREYGLIQLQEKLLCEILGDSSLKVRNVDEGIGLIKEMLWSKKVLLVLDDLDQSVKVKTLLGGCDWFGLGSIVIITTRDEHLLTSNNVHLRYKVKELDHDEALQLFCWNAFQNKNPNHDFVELTEDVLRYAGGLPLALMVLGSNLYGRDIHYWRSALEKYKTIPHNDIHQKLRISYDDLDEFEKNIFLDIACFFTKEQKEYVTKVLDGCDFFATSGIEVLVDKSLITIDEWGTLIMHDLLRDMGREIVRQESLEEPEKRSRLWFHEDVRHVFEETKGTNKIQGILIEFPKQELIDLNPETFSEMRTLRIFINCNARFSKGPNYLSNELRVLDWHSYPSHSFPQNFHGKKLVILKMDGCFIKGLGEGLKNCLKLTTIKFSKCKFLTKIPDVSGLQTLNRLDIEYCNNLVEVHQSIGFLDKLVKLSIVYCQSLTSFPSSLKLSSLDILILSYCERLQKFPEIESEMKCLTYVKLEHMTAIKELPSSIGNLSSLRELQISNCYKIRYIPNSIRQLKHLQCLILEGCLDDQSQYPLPSSTVELFLSYTPPMDSIMFPKLDLSGTAFYSTLEVLDLSGSNIVVILPEWIRGFILLRLLQLCHCEQLKEILELPPNISMVNARGCISLKSFPEVSNMFEFNTSSHKVCSINLSGCQKMLVNPLRFEEYVEDLDEDCELIFAGNKIPDLDYHCKLKKTRNSYLCDEINVDLVYSDEIKGFIACVVVLSDPSQSLPFLQAHALPEEATT, encoded by the exons ATGGCCATTCAAGGTGCATCTTCCTCTTCCCTTTCTTCCTTTACTCGTTGGTGGACTTATGATGTATTCTTGAGTTTTAGGGGCGAAGATACTCGTCAAAATTTCACTGCCCATCTCCATCAAGCTTTggatcaaaagaaaataaacacatacatagatTACAAGCTCCCAAGAGGTGAGGAAATCTCAGAAGAACTTCTCAAAGCCATTGAAAGCTCAAGGATCTCAATTGTCATCCTCTCAAAAAACTATGCGTCATCCACGTGGTGCTTGGATGAGTTGGTGAAGATGCTAGagtgtaaaaaaataaagcaacaaAAGGTTCTACCAGTATTTTACGATGTAAATCCAACAGAAGTACGACATCAAAGAGAGGGGTTTGGAAAAGCCTTGGCTAAACTTAAAGAAAGGTTCAACGATGAGTCAAAGGTGGAGAGATGGAAAGCAACCCTAATAGAAGTGGCCGGTTTGTCTGGATTCACTTTAGGAGATAG GACCGAACCAGAAGTTATTCAAGAAATTGTTCGAGAGGTTTTAAGATTAGTAAAGCGTAAATATTTAAATGACGTTGCCAAGCATCCAGCTGGAATGGAGTCTAGAGTGCAAGACGTCCATAATAAGCTTAAAAGTGTGGGAGTGAATGAAACACGCATACTAGGGATCTATGGAATTGGAGGAATTGGTAAGACAAATCTAGCTAAAGAAATATACAACACATTTATTGACCAGTTTGAAAATTGTTGCTTTCTTGAAAACTTGAGAGAAACTTCAAAGCGTGAGTATGGTTTAATTCAATTGCAAGAGAAACTTCTTTGTGAGATCCTAGGAGACTCAAGTTTGAAGGTTCGAAATGTTGATGAAGGAATTGGTCTCATAAAAGAGATGCTTTGGAGTAAAAAGGTTCTTTTAGTTCTTGATGATTTGGATCAGTCGGTCAAAGTGAAAACCTTACTTGGAGGATGTGATTGGTTTGGTTTAGGAAGTATAGTCATTATAACAACTAGAGATGAACATTTATTAACTAGTAATAATGTTCATTTACGATATAAGGTGAAGGAATTGGATCACGACGAAGCTCTTCAACTGTTTTGTTGGAATgccttccaaaataaaaatcctaACCATGATTTTGTAGAACTCACAGAAGATGTACTGCGTTATGCTGGGGGCCTTCCGTTGGCTTTAATGGTGCTAGGCTCGAATCTATATGGTAGAGATATTCATTATTGGAGAAGTGCTTTAGAAAAGTACAAAACAATTCCTCACAACGATATTCATCAAAAGCTTAGAATAAGTTATGATGACTTGGATGAATTCGAGAAGAACATTTTCTTGgatattgcatgtttctttacaAAAGAGCAAAAAGAATATGTTACTAAAGTACTTGATGGTTGTGATTTCTTTGCTACCAGTGGCATCGAAGTACTAGTGGATAAGTCTCTCATTACCATTGATGAGTGGGGCACATTAATCATGCATGACTTACTCAGAGATATGGGTAGAGAAATTGTTCGTCAAGAATCACTCGAAGAACCCGAGAAACGTAGTAGGTTGTGGTTTCATGAAGATGTTCGTCATGTATTTGAAGAAACTAAG GGAACAAACAAGATTCAAGGCATATTGATAGAGTTTCCAAAACAAGAGTTGATAGATTTGAATCCTGAGACTTTCTCGGAGATGAGAACGCTCAGGATATTCATAAATTGTAATGCACGCTTTTCAAAAGGGCCTAATTATCTCTCAAATGAGTTAAGAGTACTTGATTGGCACAGCTATCCTAGCCATTCTTTCCCGCAAAACTTTCATGGAAAGAAACTCGTCATTTTAAAAATGGATGGTTGCTTCATCAAAGGATTGGGAGAAGGATTGAAG AATTGCCTGAAGTTGACTACTATAAAATTCTCTAAATGTAAATTCCTAACAAAGATTCCTGATGTATCGGGGCTCCAGACTTTAAATAGATTGGACATTGAGTATTGCAATAACTTAGTTGAGGTACATCAATCTATTGGCTTCCTTGATAAACTTGTCAAATTGTCAATTGTATATTGCCAGAGCCTTACTAGTTTTCCAAGCTCCCTCAAGTTGAGTTCTCTAGACATACTTATTCTTTCTTATTGTGAAAGGCTGCAGAAGTTTCCTGAAATTGAGAGTGAAATGAAATGTTTAACATATGTTAAACTAGAACACATGACTGCTATAAAAGAATTGCCTTCATCTATTGGGAATCTTTCTAGCCTTCGGGAATTACAAATAAGCAATTGCTACAAAATAAGGTATATCCCTAACAGCATTCGTCAGTTGAAGCATCTCCAGTGTCTCATTCTCGAGGGTTGCTTAGATGATCAAAGCCAATATCCATTACCCTCCTCCACTGTAGAATTGTTCCTGTCATATACTCCTCCAATGGATTCAATAATGTTTCCGAAACTAGATTTATCGGGAACTGCCTTCTATTCCACCTTGGAAGTTTTAGATTTATCAGGAAGTAATATTGTCGTTATCCTTCCTGAGTGGATTAGAGGATTTATTCTATTACGGTTACTTCAATTGTGTCATTGCGAGCAACTTAAAGAAATCTTAGAACTTCCTCCAAATATATCTATGGTAAATGCTAGGGGATGCATTTCATTGAAGAGTTTTCCTGAAGTATCAaatatgtttgaattcaataCAAGCAGCCATAAAGTATGTTCGATTAACTTGAGTGGATGCCAAAAAATGCTTGTAAATCCTCTACGGTTTGAg GAATATGTAGAGGACCTGGATGAAGATTGTGAACTAATATTTGCGGGAAATAAGATTCCAGATTTGGACTACCATTGCAAGCTGAAGAAGACTCGAAATAGTTATTTATGTGATGAGATAAATGTTGATTTGGTGTATTCGGATGAGATAAAAGGATTCATTGCATGTGTTGTTGTTCTATCCGATCCCTCCCAAAG CCTCCCTTTCCTTCAAGCTCATGCACTCCCTGAAGAAGCTACAACTTGA
- the LOC122299512 gene encoding disease resistance protein RPV1-like isoform X3 translates to MAIQGASSSSLSSFTRWWTYDVFLSFRGEDTRQNFTAHLHQALDQKKINTYIDYKLPRGEEISEELLKAIESSRISIVILSKNYASSTWCLDELVKMLECKKIKQQKVLPVFYDVNPTEVRHQREGFGKALAKLKERFNDESKVERWKATLIEVAGLSGFTLGDRTEPEVIQEIVREVLRLVKRKYLNDVAKHPAGMESRVQDVHNKLKSVGVNETRILGIYGIGGIGKTNLAKEIYNTFIDQFENCCFLENLRETSKREYGLIQLQEKLLCEILGDSSLKVRNVDEGIGLIKEMLWSKKVLLVLDDLDQSVKVKTLLGGCDWFGLGSIVIITTRDEHLLTSNNVHLRYKVKELDHDEALQLFCWNAFQNKNPNHDFVELTEDVLRYAGGLPLALMVLGSNLYGRDIHYWRSALEKYKTIPHNDIHQKLRISYDDLDEFEKNIFLDIACFFTKEQKEYVTKVLDGCDFFATSGIEVLVDKSLITIDEWGTLIMHDLLRDMGREIVRQESLEEPEKRSRLWFHEDVRHVFEETKGTNKIQGILIEFPKQELIDLNPETFSEMRTLRIFINCNARFSKGPNYLSNELRVLDWHSYPSHSFPQNFHGKKLVILKMDGCFIKGLGEGLKNCLKLTTIKFSKCKFLTKIPDVSGLQTLNRLDIEYCNNLVEEYVEDLDEDCELIFAGNKIPDLDYHCKLKKTRNSYLCDEINVDLVYSDEIKGFIACVVVLSDPSQRYSFLSNMHIDIYYNGVYQYTSTHIRYINPSSSDNVWLYYHELKGEHFKSVEGILQLKFDGDQGRIPIRSFGIRVVCKQKEINTLQDVARWSPCVNVQPSSKLIISGLENESEDENPNEDLELGVHLVEKDEEKARDHDTDVLHEDVGAHFDTSSEVIEGWVDYLMDGKRRHNEDDCNLEFNWHPQQKRQHSSTMGIRITELENDDENPKEDVDLELKVGL, encoded by the exons ATGGCCATTCAAGGTGCATCTTCCTCTTCCCTTTCTTCCTTTACTCGTTGGTGGACTTATGATGTATTCTTGAGTTTTAGGGGCGAAGATACTCGTCAAAATTTCACTGCCCATCTCCATCAAGCTTTggatcaaaagaaaataaacacatacatagatTACAAGCTCCCAAGAGGTGAGGAAATCTCAGAAGAACTTCTCAAAGCCATTGAAAGCTCAAGGATCTCAATTGTCATCCTCTCAAAAAACTATGCGTCATCCACGTGGTGCTTGGATGAGTTGGTGAAGATGCTAGagtgtaaaaaaataaagcaacaaAAGGTTCTACCAGTATTTTACGATGTAAATCCAACAGAAGTACGACATCAAAGAGAGGGGTTTGGAAAAGCCTTGGCTAAACTTAAAGAAAGGTTCAACGATGAGTCAAAGGTGGAGAGATGGAAAGCAACCCTAATAGAAGTGGCCGGTTTGTCTGGATTCACTTTAGGAGATAG GACCGAACCAGAAGTTATTCAAGAAATTGTTCGAGAGGTTTTAAGATTAGTAAAGCGTAAATATTTAAATGACGTTGCCAAGCATCCAGCTGGAATGGAGTCTAGAGTGCAAGACGTCCATAATAAGCTTAAAAGTGTGGGAGTGAATGAAACACGCATACTAGGGATCTATGGAATTGGAGGAATTGGTAAGACAAATCTAGCTAAAGAAATATACAACACATTTATTGACCAGTTTGAAAATTGTTGCTTTCTTGAAAACTTGAGAGAAACTTCAAAGCGTGAGTATGGTTTAATTCAATTGCAAGAGAAACTTCTTTGTGAGATCCTAGGAGACTCAAGTTTGAAGGTTCGAAATGTTGATGAAGGAATTGGTCTCATAAAAGAGATGCTTTGGAGTAAAAAGGTTCTTTTAGTTCTTGATGATTTGGATCAGTCGGTCAAAGTGAAAACCTTACTTGGAGGATGTGATTGGTTTGGTTTAGGAAGTATAGTCATTATAACAACTAGAGATGAACATTTATTAACTAGTAATAATGTTCATTTACGATATAAGGTGAAGGAATTGGATCACGACGAAGCTCTTCAACTGTTTTGTTGGAATgccttccaaaataaaaatcctaACCATGATTTTGTAGAACTCACAGAAGATGTACTGCGTTATGCTGGGGGCCTTCCGTTGGCTTTAATGGTGCTAGGCTCGAATCTATATGGTAGAGATATTCATTATTGGAGAAGTGCTTTAGAAAAGTACAAAACAATTCCTCACAACGATATTCATCAAAAGCTTAGAATAAGTTATGATGACTTGGATGAATTCGAGAAGAACATTTTCTTGgatattgcatgtttctttacaAAAGAGCAAAAAGAATATGTTACTAAAGTACTTGATGGTTGTGATTTCTTTGCTACCAGTGGCATCGAAGTACTAGTGGATAAGTCTCTCATTACCATTGATGAGTGGGGCACATTAATCATGCATGACTTACTCAGAGATATGGGTAGAGAAATTGTTCGTCAAGAATCACTCGAAGAACCCGAGAAACGTAGTAGGTTGTGGTTTCATGAAGATGTTCGTCATGTATTTGAAGAAACTAAG GGAACAAACAAGATTCAAGGCATATTGATAGAGTTTCCAAAACAAGAGTTGATAGATTTGAATCCTGAGACTTTCTCGGAGATGAGAACGCTCAGGATATTCATAAATTGTAATGCACGCTTTTCAAAAGGGCCTAATTATCTCTCAAATGAGTTAAGAGTACTTGATTGGCACAGCTATCCTAGCCATTCTTTCCCGCAAAACTTTCATGGAAAGAAACTCGTCATTTTAAAAATGGATGGTTGCTTCATCAAAGGATTGGGAGAAGGATTGAAG AATTGCCTGAAGTTGACTACTATAAAATTCTCTAAATGTAAATTCCTAACAAAGATTCCTGATGTATCGGGGCTCCAGACTTTAAATAGATTGGACATTGAGTATTGCAATAACTTAGTTGAG GAATATGTAGAGGACCTGGATGAAGATTGTGAACTAATATTTGCGGGAAATAAGATTCCAGATTTGGACTACCATTGCAAGCTGAAGAAGACTCGAAATAGTTATTTATGTGATGAGATAAATGTTGATTTGGTGTATTCGGATGAGATAAAAGGATTCATTGCATGTGTTGTTGTTCTATCCGATCCCTCCCAAAGGTACTCTTTCCTCAGTAATATGCATATCGATATCTACTATAATGGTGTTTATCAATATACCAGTACGCATATAAGATATATTAATCCAAGTAGCTCAGATAATGTGTGGTTGTATTACCACGAACTAAAAGGAGAGCATTTCAAATCAGTGGAGGGAATTCTGCAACTTAAGTTTGATGGGGACCAAGGTAGAATCCCAATTAGAAGTTTTGGAATCCGTGTGGTATGCAAGCAGAAGGAGATCAATACATTACAAGACGTTGCACGTTGGAGTCCTTGTGTTAACGTCCAGCCTTcttcaaaattaataatttctgGTTTAGAGAATGAAAGCGAAGATGAGAATCCAAATGAAGATTTGGAACTTGGGGTCCATTTGGTAGAGAAGGATGAAGAGAAGGCAAGAGATCATGATACCGATGTGCTCCATGAAGATGTTGGTGCCCATTTTGATACATCCAGTGAAGTAATTGAAGGTTGGGTGGATTATTTAATGGATGGTAAGAGGCGTCATAATGAAGATGATTGCAACCTAGAATTCAATTGGCACCCTCAACAAAAGAGGCAGCATTCCTCAACTATGGGCATTAGAATAACAGAATTAGAGAATGACGATGAGAATCCAAAGGAAGATGTGGATTTAGAGCTTAAAGTTGGGTTGTAA
- the LOC122299512 gene encoding disease resistance protein RUN1-like isoform X1, whose amino-acid sequence MAIQGASSSSLSSFTRWWTYDVFLSFRGEDTRQNFTAHLHQALDQKKINTYIDYKLPRGEEISEELLKAIESSRISIVILSKNYASSTWCLDELVKMLECKKIKQQKVLPVFYDVNPTEVRHQREGFGKALAKLKERFNDESKVERWKATLIEVAGLSGFTLGDRTEPEVIQEIVREVLRLVKRKYLNDVAKHPAGMESRVQDVHNKLKSVGVNETRILGIYGIGGIGKTNLAKEIYNTFIDQFENCCFLENLRETSKREYGLIQLQEKLLCEILGDSSLKVRNVDEGIGLIKEMLWSKKVLLVLDDLDQSVKVKTLLGGCDWFGLGSIVIITTRDEHLLTSNNVHLRYKVKELDHDEALQLFCWNAFQNKNPNHDFVELTEDVLRYAGGLPLALMVLGSNLYGRDIHYWRSALEKYKTIPHNDIHQKLRISYDDLDEFEKNIFLDIACFFTKEQKEYVTKVLDGCDFFATSGIEVLVDKSLITIDEWGTLIMHDLLRDMGREIVRQESLEEPEKRSRLWFHEDVRHVFEETKGTNKIQGILIEFPKQELIDLNPETFSEMRTLRIFINCNARFSKGPNYLSNELRVLDWHSYPSHSFPQNFHGKKLVILKMDGCFIKGLGEGLKNCLKLTTIKFSKCKFLTKIPDVSGLQTLNRLDIEYCNNLVEVHQSIGFLDKLVKLSIVYCQSLTSFPSSLKLSSLDILILSYCERLQKFPEIESEMKCLTYVKLEHMTAIKELPSSIGNLSSLRELQISNCYKIRYIPNSIRQLKHLQCLILEGCLDDQSQYPLPSSTVELFLSYTPPMDSIMFPKLDLSGTAFYSTLEVLDLSGSNIVVILPEWIRGFILLRLLQLCHCEQLKEILELPPNISMVNARGCISLKSFPEVSNMFEFNTSSHKVCSINLSGCQKMLVNPLRFEEYVEDLDEDCELIFAGNKIPDLDYHCKLKKTRNSYLCDEINVDLVYSDEIKGFIACVVVLSDPSQRYSFLSNMHIDIYYNGVYQYTSTHIRYINPSSSDNVWLYYHELKGEHFKSVEGILQLKFDGDQGRIPIRSFGIRVVCKQKEINTLQDVARWSPCVNVQPSSKLIISGLENESEDENPNEDLELGVHLVEKDEEKARDHDTDVLHEDVGAHFDTSSEVIEGWVDYLMDGKRRHNEDDCNLEFNWHPQQKRQHSSTMGIRITELENDDENPKEDVDLELKVGL is encoded by the exons ATGGCCATTCAAGGTGCATCTTCCTCTTCCCTTTCTTCCTTTACTCGTTGGTGGACTTATGATGTATTCTTGAGTTTTAGGGGCGAAGATACTCGTCAAAATTTCACTGCCCATCTCCATCAAGCTTTggatcaaaagaaaataaacacatacatagatTACAAGCTCCCAAGAGGTGAGGAAATCTCAGAAGAACTTCTCAAAGCCATTGAAAGCTCAAGGATCTCAATTGTCATCCTCTCAAAAAACTATGCGTCATCCACGTGGTGCTTGGATGAGTTGGTGAAGATGCTAGagtgtaaaaaaataaagcaacaaAAGGTTCTACCAGTATTTTACGATGTAAATCCAACAGAAGTACGACATCAAAGAGAGGGGTTTGGAAAAGCCTTGGCTAAACTTAAAGAAAGGTTCAACGATGAGTCAAAGGTGGAGAGATGGAAAGCAACCCTAATAGAAGTGGCCGGTTTGTCTGGATTCACTTTAGGAGATAG GACCGAACCAGAAGTTATTCAAGAAATTGTTCGAGAGGTTTTAAGATTAGTAAAGCGTAAATATTTAAATGACGTTGCCAAGCATCCAGCTGGAATGGAGTCTAGAGTGCAAGACGTCCATAATAAGCTTAAAAGTGTGGGAGTGAATGAAACACGCATACTAGGGATCTATGGAATTGGAGGAATTGGTAAGACAAATCTAGCTAAAGAAATATACAACACATTTATTGACCAGTTTGAAAATTGTTGCTTTCTTGAAAACTTGAGAGAAACTTCAAAGCGTGAGTATGGTTTAATTCAATTGCAAGAGAAACTTCTTTGTGAGATCCTAGGAGACTCAAGTTTGAAGGTTCGAAATGTTGATGAAGGAATTGGTCTCATAAAAGAGATGCTTTGGAGTAAAAAGGTTCTTTTAGTTCTTGATGATTTGGATCAGTCGGTCAAAGTGAAAACCTTACTTGGAGGATGTGATTGGTTTGGTTTAGGAAGTATAGTCATTATAACAACTAGAGATGAACATTTATTAACTAGTAATAATGTTCATTTACGATATAAGGTGAAGGAATTGGATCACGACGAAGCTCTTCAACTGTTTTGTTGGAATgccttccaaaataaaaatcctaACCATGATTTTGTAGAACTCACAGAAGATGTACTGCGTTATGCTGGGGGCCTTCCGTTGGCTTTAATGGTGCTAGGCTCGAATCTATATGGTAGAGATATTCATTATTGGAGAAGTGCTTTAGAAAAGTACAAAACAATTCCTCACAACGATATTCATCAAAAGCTTAGAATAAGTTATGATGACTTGGATGAATTCGAGAAGAACATTTTCTTGgatattgcatgtttctttacaAAAGAGCAAAAAGAATATGTTACTAAAGTACTTGATGGTTGTGATTTCTTTGCTACCAGTGGCATCGAAGTACTAGTGGATAAGTCTCTCATTACCATTGATGAGTGGGGCACATTAATCATGCATGACTTACTCAGAGATATGGGTAGAGAAATTGTTCGTCAAGAATCACTCGAAGAACCCGAGAAACGTAGTAGGTTGTGGTTTCATGAAGATGTTCGTCATGTATTTGAAGAAACTAAG GGAACAAACAAGATTCAAGGCATATTGATAGAGTTTCCAAAACAAGAGTTGATAGATTTGAATCCTGAGACTTTCTCGGAGATGAGAACGCTCAGGATATTCATAAATTGTAATGCACGCTTTTCAAAAGGGCCTAATTATCTCTCAAATGAGTTAAGAGTACTTGATTGGCACAGCTATCCTAGCCATTCTTTCCCGCAAAACTTTCATGGAAAGAAACTCGTCATTTTAAAAATGGATGGTTGCTTCATCAAAGGATTGGGAGAAGGATTGAAG AATTGCCTGAAGTTGACTACTATAAAATTCTCTAAATGTAAATTCCTAACAAAGATTCCTGATGTATCGGGGCTCCAGACTTTAAATAGATTGGACATTGAGTATTGCAATAACTTAGTTGAGGTACATCAATCTATTGGCTTCCTTGATAAACTTGTCAAATTGTCAATTGTATATTGCCAGAGCCTTACTAGTTTTCCAAGCTCCCTCAAGTTGAGTTCTCTAGACATACTTATTCTTTCTTATTGTGAAAGGCTGCAGAAGTTTCCTGAAATTGAGAGTGAAATGAAATGTTTAACATATGTTAAACTAGAACACATGACTGCTATAAAAGAATTGCCTTCATCTATTGGGAATCTTTCTAGCCTTCGGGAATTACAAATAAGCAATTGCTACAAAATAAGGTATATCCCTAACAGCATTCGTCAGTTGAAGCATCTCCAGTGTCTCATTCTCGAGGGTTGCTTAGATGATCAAAGCCAATATCCATTACCCTCCTCCACTGTAGAATTGTTCCTGTCATATACTCCTCCAATGGATTCAATAATGTTTCCGAAACTAGATTTATCGGGAACTGCCTTCTATTCCACCTTGGAAGTTTTAGATTTATCAGGAAGTAATATTGTCGTTATCCTTCCTGAGTGGATTAGAGGATTTATTCTATTACGGTTACTTCAATTGTGTCATTGCGAGCAACTTAAAGAAATCTTAGAACTTCCTCCAAATATATCTATGGTAAATGCTAGGGGATGCATTTCATTGAAGAGTTTTCCTGAAGTATCAaatatgtttgaattcaataCAAGCAGCCATAAAGTATGTTCGATTAACTTGAGTGGATGCCAAAAAATGCTTGTAAATCCTCTACGGTTTGAg GAATATGTAGAGGACCTGGATGAAGATTGTGAACTAATATTTGCGGGAAATAAGATTCCAGATTTGGACTACCATTGCAAGCTGAAGAAGACTCGAAATAGTTATTTATGTGATGAGATAAATGTTGATTTGGTGTATTCGGATGAGATAAAAGGATTCATTGCATGTGTTGTTGTTCTATCCGATCCCTCCCAAAGGTACTCTTTCCTCAGTAATATGCATATCGATATCTACTATAATGGTGTTTATCAATATACCAGTACGCATATAAGATATATTAATCCAAGTAGCTCAGATAATGTGTGGTTGTATTACCACGAACTAAAAGGAGAGCATTTCAAATCAGTGGAGGGAATTCTGCAACTTAAGTTTGATGGGGACCAAGGTAGAATCCCAATTAGAAGTTTTGGAATCCGTGTGGTATGCAAGCAGAAGGAGATCAATACATTACAAGACGTTGCACGTTGGAGTCCTTGTGTTAACGTCCAGCCTTcttcaaaattaataatttctgGTTTAGAGAATGAAAGCGAAGATGAGAATCCAAATGAAGATTTGGAACTTGGGGTCCATTTGGTAGAGAAGGATGAAGAGAAGGCAAGAGATCATGATACCGATGTGCTCCATGAAGATGTTGGTGCCCATTTTGATACATCCAGTGAAGTAATTGAAGGTTGGGTGGATTATTTAATGGATGGTAAGAGGCGTCATAATGAAGATGATTGCAACCTAGAATTCAATTGGCACCCTCAACAAAAGAGGCAGCATTCCTCAACTATGGGCATTAGAATAACAGAATTAGAGAATGACGATGAGAATCCAAAGGAAGATGTGGATTTAGAGCTTAAAGTTGGGTTGTAA